One stretch of Prunus persica cultivar Lovell chromosome G1, Prunus_persica_NCBIv2, whole genome shotgun sequence DNA includes these proteins:
- the LOC18792546 gene encoding glutamic acid-rich protein, whose amino-acid sequence MDGGLVSPLLQIHRPKPIRSQGIESNIVESKAVESEVVELIGSQGIESNIVESKAVESEVVELIGSNADEFEADESEDDEFEAEDEFEADDEFEADEFEDDEFEADESETDDSETDDSDSEKLIGRECQFCLKVGDHFSQTCSYRYHVPKNAIVGKSCVVVCNLCGCLFRDSCCGVCGQSDGCAILMNCLHCGKIGEHLIFTCPSREGKPSCFSLDPYTGSVISI is encoded by the exons GGAGCCAGGGTATTGAATCAAATATTGTTGAATCAAAGGCTGTTGAATCCGAGGTTGTTGAACTTATTG GGAGCCAGGGTATTGAATCAAATATTGTTGAATCAAAGGCTGTTGAATCCGAGGTTGTTGAACTTATTG GTAGCAATGCTGATGAATTTGAGGCTGATGAATCTGAGGATGATGAATTTGAGGCTGAAGATGAATTTGAGGCTGATGATGAATTTGAGGCTGATGAATTTGAGGATGATGAATTTGAGGCTGATGAATCGGAGACTGATGACTCGGAGACTGATGACTCGGATTCTGAAAAACTTATTG GTCGTGAATGTCAGTTTTGTTTAAAGGTGGGTGATCACTTCTCGCAAACATGCTCTTACAGGTATCATGTCCCAAAGAACGCAATTGTTGGCAAGAGCTGTGTGGTAGTTTGTAATTTGTGTGGTTGCCTCTTTAGAGACTCATGTTGTGGCGTTTGTGGCCAAAGCGATGGATGTGCAATTCTTATGAATTGTTTACATTGTGGGAAGATAGGTGAACATTTGATTTTTACGTGTCCGAGCCGCGAGGGGAAaccttcttgtttttctttggacCCTTATACTGGTTCTGTTATTTCCATTTAA
- the LOC18790339 gene encoding RNA polymerase II-associated protein 3 translates to MAEAGGSDKAGASAGGGVESLKDKGNEHFKAGNYLKAAALYTQAIKQDPNNPTLYSNRAAAFLQLVKLSKALADAETTIKLNPQWEKGYFRKGCILEAMEQYDDALAAFQTALQYNSQSTEVSRKIKRISQLARDKKRAQEVEKMRSNVDMARQLDKLKSEMSGKRGSEECWEDMFSFLVETMETAIKSWHETSKVEARVYFLLDKEKTDTEKYAPAVNIDKAFESPHTHGSCFSFLRQYAEDSFSRAACLVTPKSIMSYPQVWKGQGSRKWKHGQHDGFFVQFETPFLRKLWFIPSSSELGQILCRDPEDLDIGAHELIPRLFKQYNS, encoded by the exons ATGGCGGAAGCAGGAGGATCAGATAAGGCGGGCGCATCGGCAGGAGGGGGAGTTGAGTCGCTGAAAGATAAAGGAAATGAGCATTTCAAAGCAGGGAACTATCTCAAAGCCGCTGCACTCTACACTCAGGCCATCAAGCAAGACCCTAACAACCCCACTCTTTATAG CAACCGCGCTGCGGCATTTTTGCAATTGGTTAAGCTTAGCAAAGCCCTTGCTGATGCAGAGACCACAATTAAATTGAACCCCCAGTGGGAAAAG GGATATTTCAGGAAAGGATGCATATTAGAGGCCATGGAACAATATGATGAT GCTTTAGCTGCTTTCCAAACAGCTTTGCAATATAACTCACAAAGCACAGAAGTATcaagaaagataaaaaggaTTTCTCAGTTGGCGAGAGATAAAAAACGTGCTCAGGAGGTGGAGAAAATGAGATCCAATGTTGATATGGCAAGACAATTGGATAAACTGAAATCTGAAATG TCTGGAAAGCGTGGATCTGAAGAATGTTGGGAAGACatgttttctttccttgttgAGACAATGGAGACAGCTATAAAATCATGGCACGAAACTTCTAAAGTGGAGGCTAGAGTTTACTTTCTCCTAGATAAGGAAAAAACAGACACCGAGAAATATGCTCCAGCTGTGAATATTGATAAG GCCTTCGAATCACCCCATACGCACGGCagttgtttttcatttcttaggCAGTATGCTGAGGACTCTttctccagagcagcttgttTGGTCACTCCCAAAAGTATCATGTCTTATCCAcag GTTTGGAAaggtcagggatcaaggaaaTGGAAACATGGGCAACATGATGGTTTCTTTGTTCAATTTGAGACCCCTTTCCTGCGAAAGCTGTGGTTTATTCCTAGTTCTAGTGAACTAGGCCAGATATTGtgcag GGATCCGGAGGATTTAGACATCGGTGCCCACGAATTGATTCCACGCCTATTCAAACAGTACAATTCATAG